One region of Flavobacterium pisciphilum genomic DNA includes:
- a CDS encoding CvfB family protein translates to MIEIGKYNTLTILRDTKVGLFLGNPEKDPEGIHDILLPNKYVPNEFEIGEELIVFVYLDHEERPVATTLQPYILLNEFALLRVNYINQIGAFMDWGMEKDILVPYKEQARPMEKGKRYLVYLYMDEKTNRLVASSKTNQFLNNDNLTVENGEEVDLIVSHITEIGINVIINEKHKGLLYKDEVYDDAIRTGDRMRGYIKNIRPDNKIDVSLQVQGYQSIEPNAEKIMDELRASRGFLRLTDNSHPEDIKTVLKMSKKTFKKAIGALYKEKLIEIKEDGIYLVKE, encoded by the coding sequence ATGATTGAAATAGGAAAATACAATACACTAACTATATTACGTGATACTAAAGTAGGATTGTTTTTGGGAAACCCAGAAAAAGATCCAGAAGGAATACACGACATACTTTTACCAAATAAATACGTTCCAAATGAATTTGAAATAGGCGAGGAGCTTATTGTTTTTGTTTATTTAGACCATGAAGAGCGACCAGTTGCTACAACATTACAACCTTATATTTTACTAAATGAGTTTGCTCTTTTACGTGTAAACTATATTAATCAAATAGGGGCTTTTATGGACTGGGGTATGGAAAAAGACATACTTGTTCCGTATAAAGAACAGGCGCGACCTATGGAAAAAGGAAAGCGTTATTTGGTATATTTATATATGGATGAAAAAACCAATCGTTTGGTGGCTTCAAGTAAAACAAACCAATTCTTGAACAATGATAATCTAACGGTTGAAAATGGAGAAGAGGTAGATTTAATTGTTTCGCATATTACCGAAATAGGAATCAATGTAATCATCAATGAAAAACATAAAGGATTGTTGTATAAAGATGAGGTTTATGATGATGCTATTCGTACAGGAGACCGTATGCGTGGTTACATTAAAAACATCCGACCTGACAATAAAATAGATGTTTCATTGCAAGTGCAAGGATATCAAAGTATCGAGCCAAACGCTGAAAAAATCATGGATGAATTAAGAGCAAGTCGTGGATTTTTAAGGCTTACGGATAATTCGCATCCAGAAGATATTAAAACAGTGCTTAAAATGAGTAAAAAAACCTTTAAGAAGGCAATTGGTGCGCTGTACAAAGAGAAACTAATTGAGATCAAAGAAGACGGAATTTACTTAGTTAAAGAGTAA
- a CDS encoding 1,4-dihydroxy-2-naphthoyl-CoA synthase, with protein MDWITAREFEDITYKKCNGVARIAFNRPNVRNAFRPKTTSELYQAFYDAQEDTSIGVVLLSAEGPSTKDGVYSFCSGGDQNARGHQGYIGEDGQHRLNILEVQRLIRFMPKVVIAVVPGWAVGGGHSLHVVCDMTLASKEHAIFKQTDADVTSFDGGYGSAYLAKMVGQKKAREIFFLGRNYSAQEAMDMGMVNAVIPHDELEDTAYEWAQEILQKSPTSIKMLKFAMNLTDDGMVGQQVFAGEATRLAYMTEEAKEGRNAFLEKRKPNFGENKWLP; from the coding sequence ATGGATTGGATTACTGCCAGAGAATTTGAAGATATAACCTATAAGAAATGTAATGGAGTTGCAAGAATAGCCTTTAATAGACCTAATGTACGCAACGCATTCCGACCAAAAACAACATCCGAATTATACCAAGCATTTTATGATGCACAAGAAGATACTTCGATTGGAGTAGTTTTATTATCTGCCGAAGGACCTTCGACTAAAGATGGAGTGTATTCTTTTTGTAGTGGAGGAGATCAAAACGCAAGAGGACATCAAGGATATATAGGAGAAGATGGACAACATCGTTTAAATATTCTAGAAGTACAACGATTAATTCGTTTTATGCCAAAAGTGGTTATAGCTGTAGTTCCAGGATGGGCAGTTGGTGGAGGACATAGTTTGCATGTAGTTTGCGATATGACGTTAGCGAGTAAAGAACACGCAATTTTCAAGCAAACAGATGCTGATGTTACCAGTTTTGATGGAGGATATGGTTCTGCATATTTGGCTAAAATGGTTGGACAGAAAAAAGCACGTGAAATTTTCTTCTTAGGACGCAATTACTCAGCTCAAGAAGCAATGGATATGGGAATGGTAAATGCAGTAATTCCTCATGATGAATTAGAAGACACAGCTTATGAGTGGGCGCAAGAAATATTGCAAAAATCACCTACATCTATAAAAATGTTGAAATTTGCTATGAACCTTACAGATGATGGTATGGTTGGACAACAGGTTTTTGCAGGAGAAGCTACTCGTTTGGCTTATATGACCGAAGAAGCAAAAGAAGGTAGAAATGCTTTCCTAGAGAAAAGAAAGCCTAATTTTGGCGAAAACAAATGGTTACCATAA
- the menA gene encoding 1,4-dihydroxy-2-naphthoate octaprenyltransferase: MKHWIEAARLRTLPLSVSGIIVGSMYALANPTENVYTPTEVFNWKIFGFALLTTLGLQVLSNFANDYGDGVKGTDNEDRIGPKRAIQSGVITPQAMKKAIIITAILTLLSAITLIYFAFGETNFVYSIFFLLLGIAAIVSAIRYTVGNSAYGYKGFGDLFVFVFFGLVSTLGVNFLYSKEVDPLLILPAVAIGLLSVGVLNLNNMRDEASDKKSGKNTIVVKMGGQAAKKYHYFLIITAMVSVVVFAILSDYNFDQYLFLLAYIPLTKHLIVVSKNKEPKLLDPELKRVALSTFLLSVLLTLCMISLISDIIVNLFMGGR; this comes from the coding sequence ATGAAACATTGGATTGAAGCCGCTAGATTAAGAACATTACCTTTATCAGTTTCAGGGATTATCGTCGGTAGTATGTATGCTTTGGCAAATCCCACAGAAAACGTTTATACGCCTACAGAAGTTTTTAATTGGAAAATTTTTGGTTTTGCACTTTTAACAACGCTAGGGTTACAGGTTTTATCCAATTTTGCCAATGATTATGGCGATGGAGTAAAAGGAACTGATAATGAAGATAGAATAGGGCCTAAACGTGCCATTCAAAGTGGGGTAATAACGCCACAAGCCATGAAAAAGGCTATAATTATTACTGCAATATTAACTTTATTGTCAGCAATAACATTGATTTATTTTGCTTTTGGCGAAACAAACTTTGTGTATTCAATCTTTTTCTTGTTGTTAGGAATTGCAGCTATTGTTTCAGCAATTCGTTATACAGTAGGAAACTCAGCTTATGGATACAAAGGATTTGGAGATCTGTTTGTATTTGTATTCTTTGGTTTAGTAAGTACGTTAGGAGTAAACTTTTTATATTCAAAAGAAGTAGATCCGCTTTTAATCTTACCAGCAGTAGCAATAGGATTATTGAGTGTTGGGGTTTTAAACCTTAACAACATGCGTGACGAAGCCTCAGATAAAAAATCGGGCAAGAATACAATTGTTGTAAAAATGGGAGGTCAAGCAGCAAAAAAATACCATTACTTCTTAATCATAACCGCAATGGTTTCGGTAGTTGTATTTGCTATTTTAAGCGATTATAATTTTGACCAATACTTGTTTTTATTGGCATACATACCTTTAACTAAGCATTTAATTGTAGTTTCTAAAAACAAAGAGCCAAAGCTGTTAGATCCAGAATTAAAAAGAGTAGCACTAAGCACATTTTTACTATCAGTATTATTGACTTTGTGTATGATTTCATTAATATCAGACATTATCGTTAATCTCTTCATGGGCGGAAGATAA
- a CDS encoding metal-dependent hydrolase, whose amino-acid sequence MKITFYGHASLGIEVGGKHVLVDPFISGNPLASHIDSSTLKADYILLTHAHGDHILDAEAIAKRTGAVIVSNAEIAGYFAQRELNSHPMNHGGSWQFDFGKVKYVNAIHSSSFPDGSNGGNPGGFVIEGEHKNIYIAGDTALTMDMKLIPMRTKLDLAILPIGDNFTMDVEDAIIASDFIECDKILGYHFDTFGYIKINHEEAIKKFFDKGKDLMLLDIGDFIEL is encoded by the coding sequence ATGAAAATCACATTTTACGGTCATGCGTCATTAGGAATCGAAGTTGGAGGAAAACATGTTTTGGTAGATCCTTTTATTTCAGGTAATCCATTGGCATCACATATCGATAGTAGTACATTAAAAGCAGATTATATTTTACTAACGCATGCACATGGTGATCATATTTTAGATGCCGAAGCAATTGCCAAACGTACTGGAGCAGTAATTGTTTCAAATGCCGAAATTGCAGGTTATTTTGCTCAAAGAGAGTTGAATAGTCATCCCATGAATCACGGAGGAAGCTGGCAATTTGACTTCGGAAAAGTAAAATACGTAAATGCTATACATTCAAGTTCATTTCCTGACGGTAGTAACGGTGGGAACCCAGGAGGGTTTGTAATCGAAGGCGAACATAAAAATATCTATATCGCAGGAGACACTGCCCTTACAATGGATATGAAGTTAATTCCGATGCGTACAAAGCTAGATTTAGCTATTTTGCCAATAGGAGATAACTTTACCATGGATGTTGAAGATGCAATTATAGCTTCAGATTTTATCGAATGTGATAAAATTCTAGGTTATCATTTTGACACATTTGGGTATATTAAAATCAATCATGAAGAAGCAATTAAGAAGTTTTTTGATAAAGGAAAAGACTTAATGCTTCTTGATATCGGAGATTTTATCGAATTATAA
- a CDS encoding tetratricopeptide repeat protein, with translation MKSRKLVLVLLISSFYSAFAQKDGYWDKERSTTKEIIVPARDRVVISTEDLPLGTTEVVYRITLLDENQQLTSSLVSVLKSIPDPTGISQGSAGAVFLMSKISGDDKCTYALFTDQATAKSYVQSGKTDKACYAQGEPVSKDAKRLSSDKLSCLQPNANTIWFGFESKNWLLKQKIVLEVVPWVDVKLSRGWNQENKKEIISQCKTSNLAQKMANSDDFCVCILEKIQKQYRYTEFDKLLAMEKIKAYKDYGSTCYSDTNISKNIYSDLRNQATKLIKSQKYGEAIALLNTIIADKKATALDYSSIGYCYIVTKQYEKAIKFLKEGEKLDETELQLKLNLAHAYLANDNYKEAKAIYKKYQTQNVTDSLSWIQKIKLDFAIFKKANLPSENFERVLALFN, from the coding sequence ATGAAATCTAGAAAGCTAGTTTTAGTACTTTTAATAAGCTCATTTTATTCAGCTTTTGCTCAAAAAGATGGATACTGGGATAAAGAACGATCAACCACCAAAGAAATTATCGTTCCAGCCCGCGACAGAGTCGTCATTTCAACCGAAGACCTACCATTAGGGACAACCGAAGTAGTTTACAGAATCACTCTATTAGATGAAAACCAACAATTAACAAGTAGTTTGGTGTCGGTATTAAAATCGATTCCAGACCCTACGGGAATTAGTCAGGGGTCAGCAGGAGCAGTATTCTTAATGTCTAAAATATCAGGCGATGATAAGTGTACGTATGCACTTTTTACTGATCAAGCAACAGCAAAAAGCTATGTGCAAAGCGGTAAAACAGATAAAGCATGTTATGCGCAAGGAGAACCAGTAAGTAAAGATGCAAAACGGTTATCCTCAGATAAATTAAGTTGTTTGCAGCCTAATGCAAATACAATTTGGTTTGGATTTGAAAGCAAGAATTGGCTTTTAAAACAAAAAATAGTACTAGAAGTGGTGCCGTGGGTAGATGTGAAATTAAGCCGTGGTTGGAATCAAGAGAATAAGAAAGAAATTATCAGTCAATGCAAAACCTCGAATTTGGCACAGAAAATGGCAAATTCAGATGATTTTTGCGTTTGTATTCTCGAAAAAATCCAAAAACAATATCGCTATACAGAGTTTGATAAACTATTGGCAATGGAAAAAATCAAAGCCTATAAAGACTATGGAAGCACGTGTTACAGCGATACCAACATTTCAAAAAACATTTATAGTGATTTAAGAAATCAAGCCACTAAATTGATTAAAAGTCAGAAGTATGGCGAAGCAATAGCTTTACTCAATACAATAATTGCAGATAAAAAAGCAACAGCACTAGATTATAGTTCGATAGGGTATTGTTATATCGTAACCAAACAATATGAGAAAGCAATAAAGTTTTTAAAAGAAGGCGAGAAACTAGACGAAACGGAGCTACAGCTGAAACTTAATTTAGCGCATGCGTATTTGGCAAATGATAATTATAAAGAAGCAAAAGCGATTTATAAAAAATACCAAACACAAAATGTAACCGATAGTTTAAGTTGGATTCAAAAGATAAAACTAGATTTTGCTATTTTTAAGAAAGCCAATTTACCTTCAGAGAACTTCGAAAGAGTTTTAGCTCTTTTTAATTAA
- a CDS encoding o-succinylbenzoate synthase: MKATYHKYTLNFKRPSGTSRGIMNEKETWFIIIEENNKKGIGECGILRGLSADDRDDYEEKLQWTCDNIHLGETELWEALLAFPSIQFGVEMAFRSLHSETPFLLFPSGFTTGKESIEINGLVWMGEPEFMKQQIEEKLAAGFRCIKLKIGAIDFDKELELLAFIRSHFSPEQVEIRVDANGAFSLDSALDKLLQLNKYKLHSIEQPIKQNNIQAMVDLCQTTPFPIALDEELIGVFSLQEKEELLQQIKPQYIILKPSFIGGFRGTQEWITLADKYNIGWWITSALESNVGLNAIAQWTFLQNSTMPQGLGTGALYTNNFDCPLEVTQGQLWYNPDLNWEMDFDSL, translated from the coding sequence TTGAAAGCCACTTATCATAAATACACACTCAATTTCAAACGCCCATCGGGGACTTCACGAGGGATAATGAATGAAAAAGAAACTTGGTTTATTATAATAGAAGAAAATAATAAAAAAGGCATAGGAGAGTGTGGTATTCTTAGAGGATTAAGCGCAGATGATCGCGATGATTACGAAGAAAAACTACAATGGACGTGTGATAACATACATCTTGGTGAAACAGAGCTTTGGGAGGCTTTATTGGCATTTCCATCGATACAGTTTGGTGTAGAAATGGCTTTCCGATCTTTGCATAGTGAAACCCCTTTTTTGTTATTCCCTTCAGGTTTTACTACAGGAAAAGAATCGATAGAAATAAATGGTTTAGTTTGGATGGGAGAACCTGAGTTTATGAAGCAGCAAATAGAAGAGAAACTAGCTGCAGGTTTTCGCTGTATAAAGCTTAAAATAGGCGCTATTGATTTTGATAAAGAACTTGAATTATTAGCGTTTATTCGCAGTCATTTTAGTCCAGAACAAGTTGAAATACGAGTAGATGCTAATGGAGCTTTTAGTTTAGATTCAGCTTTAGACAAGTTGTTGCAACTTAATAAATATAAATTACATAGCATAGAACAGCCAATAAAGCAAAATAATATTCAAGCTATGGTAGATTTATGTCAAACGACTCCATTTCCTATAGCACTAGACGAAGAGTTAATAGGAGTATTTTCTCTGCAAGAAAAAGAAGAATTGTTACAACAGATAAAGCCACAATATATTATTTTAAAGCCTAGCTTTATAGGTGGTTTTCGAGGCACACAAGAATGGATTACACTAGCTGATAAGTACAATATAGGTTGGTGGATAACATCGGCACTAGAGAGCAATGTTGGTCTTAACGCAATTGCACAATGGACTTTTTTACAAAACAGTACCATGCCACAAGGATTAGGCACAGGAGCATTGTATACTAATAATTTTGATTGTCCGCTAGAAGTTACTCAAGGGCAATTATGGTATAACCCAGATTTAAATTGGGAAATGGATTTTGATTCTCTTTAA